Below is a genomic region from Streptomyces sp. RPA4-2.
CCCTTCCGCATGGACACCACGAAGTACAACGCGCAGAACGCGGGCGGTCTCGCGCACGACTGGGACACCGGCCACTCGGCCGTCAACGCAGGCGCCATGAACAAGTGGGTCTCCGCCAAGGGCGAACGGACCATGGGCTACTTCACGCGGGCGGACATCCCCTACCAGTACGCGCTGGCCGACGCCTTCACACTCTGCGACGGCTACTTCTGCTCGCTGAACGGCCCCACCGACCCCAACCGCCTCTACCTGTGGACCGGCACCGCGGGCCCCGGCGTGGACGGCACCACCGGCCCGTGGACCGACAACACGCCGGTCACGGACAACCCGGTGGCCGACTGGACGACGTACGCCGAACGCCTGGAGCAGGCCGGCGTCACCTGGCGCGTCTACCACAACCCCGATGGCTCCGACGACCGTTACGGCGACTACGACGACAACGCTCTGTCGTACTTCAAGCAGTTCCACGAGTTCCCCAAGGACGACCCGCGTTACGTCAACGCGATGACGAAGTGGGACCTCACGGCGTTCGACAAGCACTGCAAGGACGGCACTCTGCCCACGGTCTCCTGGCTGGTGGCGCCCTACCTGTTCTGCGAGCACCCGAACGCCAGCCCCGACTACGGCGCCCACTGGGTCGACACCGCGCTCCAGTCACTGTTCTCCAACCCCGACGTGTGGAAGCACACCGCCTTCCTGGTCATGTACGACGAGAACGACGGCTACTTCGACCACGTCATCCCGCCGTTCCCCGAGCCCGGCACCAAGGACGAGTTCGCGGGCGGCAAGCCCATCGGCCTCGGCAGCCGGGTGCCGCTGTGGGTCGTCTCGCCGTGGTCGCGCGGCGGCTGGGTCAACTCCCAGGTGTTCGACCACACCTCGGTGGTCCGCTTCCTGGAGCGCGTCACCGGTGTGCGGGAGCCCAACATCTCCGACTGGCGGCGCACCGTCTGCGGCGACCTCACCAGCTGCTTCGACTTCAGCAAGCCCGACTACAGCATCCCCGGACTGCCCGACACCGTCGCCCTGATGGCCAAGGCGGACGCGGGCAGCTCCCTGCCGCCGGTCAAGGTGCCCGACCAGCAGTCGATGCCCGCGCAGGAGGAGGGCCACAGGCCGCACCGCGCCCTGCCGTACCGCCCGTGGGCCGACGTGAAGGTCGACCGGACCACCGGCAAGGTCACCTGCACCCTCACCAACGACGGCAGCGTCGGTTACCACTTCACCGTCCTGCCGAACACCGCGCTGCCCTTCACCGGCACGCCCTTCACGGTCCCGGCGCGCTCGTCCCGCACCTATGTGTGGGACGCCGCCGGCACCGACGGCCGCTACGACTTCTCCGTGTACGGCGCCGACGGTTTCGTCCGCCGCTTCTCCGGCACCGTCGTCCGCACCGGCCAGGACGACGTGGCGGTGCCTTCGGTGACGGCGGCCCTGCGGCAGTCCGGGCGCCCGGAGAACGCGTCGGTGGAGCTGGAACTGCGCAACACCGGCGGCACCGAGGTGGCGTTCACGATCACGCCGAACGACTTCGCCGGCGAGGAGCGGACCGAATGGGTCGGGGCGGGCGACCGCACCCGCGTGTCGTGGCGCACCGACGCGGGGCGGTACGACTTCACCGTCACCGCGGGCACCGGCACCCGGTTCGCCCAGCGCTACGCCGGAGCCGTCCACACCGTGTGAGCCACCGCCGGCCGGGGACCGGGCCCGCCGCCGACGACGGCCGCCTGCCCGGCCCCGGCCGGGGCCCGGACACGCCCCGTACGGAACGTGACCGCGCCGCGACCGGTGCGTGACCGGTCCGCGGCTGGTCCGCGGCTGGTCCGCGGCCTTCGCGCCGCGTGTCCCTCTCCCCGCGTGGTGCGTGACCTTCGCCCTCACGCGGTCCGCGGCCTCCGCCTCCGCGAGGCTCGCGGGCGCGACCACGCGTGGTCCGGTGGGCCGCGGCGGTGCGCGGCCCCCGCGGCTCGCGGATTCCCACCCCGCGCCGCCGGGCTCGTCGGCCCTCCGGCATATCCTGGTGGCCAGTGGCCGTCGGCGACAAAGGAGTCCGAGGTGCCGTCGATGCTCGATGCCGTCGTCGTGGGTGCGGGGCCGAACGGACTGACAGCTGCCGTGGAGCTGGCCCGCCGGGGCTTCTCGGTGGCCGTCTTCGAGGCGCGGGACACGGTGGGTGGCGGCGCCCGTACCGAAGAGCTGACCCTGCCCGGATTCCGGCACGACCCCTGCGCGGCCGCCCATCCGCTCGGCATCAACTCGCCCGCCTTCCGTGCGATGCCCCTGGAGCGCTACGGCCTGGAGTGGCTGCACGCCGAACTGCCCATGGCCCACCCGTTCCCGGACGGCACGGCCGCGGTGCTCGCGCGCTCCGTCGCCGAGACGGCCGCCTCGTTCGGACCGCGCGACGCCGGCACCTACCGCCGGCTGGTCGCCCCCTTCCTCCCCAAGTGGGACACGCTGGCCCACGACTTCATGTCCCTGCCCGCGACCGCACTGCCCCGCGACCCGGTCACGCTGGCCCGGTTCGGCCTCACCGGACTGCCACCCTCCACGTGGCTGATGCGGCGCTTCCGCGACGAGCGGGCCAAGGCCCTGTTCGCCGGGCTCGTCGCCCATGTCATCGCCCCGCTGGACGGCATCGGCACCGGCGCCGTCGGCCTGGTCTTCGCGCTGGCCGCCCACGCCCGGGGCTGGCCCGTCGCGCGCGGCGGCTCCCAGTCGATCTCCGACGCGCTCACCGCCTACCTGCGGGACCTCGGCGGCAGTGTCCACACCGACTACGAGGTCAAGCGCCTCGACGACCTGCCGCCCGCGCGCGCCTACGTCTTCGACACCTCGCCCACCGCGCTGTCCCGGATCGCGGGCTTCGGCCGGTACTACGAGAACTACCGCTACGGGGCAGCCGTCTTCAAGGTCGACTACGCGCTGGACGGTCCCGTGCCCTGGACGGCCGAG
It encodes:
- a CDS encoding phosphocholine-specific phospholipase C, coding for MTEISRRTFIGTTAAGAAIAAGLPGTAEAAGRGTGHGSIEDVRHVVILMQENRSFDHYFGTLSGVRGFGDRQATVLPGGDPVFRQPAVSREEGHLLPFRMDTTKYNAQNAGGLAHDWDTGHSAVNAGAMNKWVSAKGERTMGYFTRADIPYQYALADAFTLCDGYFCSLNGPTDPNRLYLWTGTAGPGVDGTTGPWTDNTPVTDNPVADWTTYAERLEQAGVTWRVYHNPDGSDDRYGDYDDNALSYFKQFHEFPKDDPRYVNAMTKWDLTAFDKHCKDGTLPTVSWLVAPYLFCEHPNASPDYGAHWVDTALQSLFSNPDVWKHTAFLVMYDENDGYFDHVIPPFPEPGTKDEFAGGKPIGLGSRVPLWVVSPWSRGGWVNSQVFDHTSVVRFLERVTGVREPNISDWRRTVCGDLTSCFDFSKPDYSIPGLPDTVALMAKADAGSSLPPVKVPDQQSMPAQEEGHRPHRALPYRPWADVKVDRTTGKVTCTLTNDGSVGYHFTVLPNTALPFTGTPFTVPARSSRTYVWDAAGTDGRYDFSVYGADGFVRRFSGTVVRTGQDDVAVPSVTAALRQSGRPENASVELELRNTGGTEVAFTITPNDFAGEERTEWVGAGDRTRVSWRTDAGRYDFTVTAGTGTRFAQRYAGAVHTV
- a CDS encoding NAD(P)/FAD-dependent oxidoreductase yields the protein MLDAVVVGAGPNGLTAAVELARRGFSVAVFEARDTVGGGARTEELTLPGFRHDPCAAAHPLGINSPAFRAMPLERYGLEWLHAELPMAHPFPDGTAAVLARSVAETAASFGPRDAGTYRRLVAPFLPKWDTLAHDFMSLPATALPRDPVTLARFGLTGLPPSTWLMRRFRDERAKALFAGLVAHVIAPLDGIGTGAVGLVFALAAHARGWPVARGGSQSISDALTAYLRDLGGSVHTDYEVKRLDDLPPARAYVFDTSPTALSRIAGFGRYYENYRYGAAVFKVDYALDGPVPWTAEEARTAGTVQVGASRAEIGAALHAVSREGRAPDAPFLITVQPSVVDPSRAPEGKQVFWAYGHVPNGWTGDLTDAIERQLERFAPGFRDRVLARATAGPRELVARNANYVGGDIACGAASGLQLLLRPRLSPSPYSTPHPAVFICSSATPPGPGVHGMSGHNAAKAVWRRLRQP